The Miscanthus floridulus cultivar M001 chromosome 17, ASM1932011v1, whole genome shotgun sequence genome has a window encoding:
- the LOC136515964 gene encoding lipoyl synthase, chloroplastic-like has product MAVASWRVDYVVLTSVDRDDLPDGGSGPFAQTVRALKVYPLLANGELELKPGILVECLTSDFRGDMGAVSSLANSGLDVYAHNIETVRSLQRIVRDPRAGFPAVLVITLYTESSLILKPTERHLTVREYVTPEKFDFWKDYGESLGFLFVASGPLSTTHSSVQSIYITLIAANPAYVQELQTANCCGDLQVMFYSLNAGKTSLRELRNAFSVSFGAFLRSKHITYSTTAASQGSVILRPSPVNPNSSSDILSSSLKTTVPRYANGTSNLLPFAVYTVQ; this is encoded by the exons ATGGCAGTCGCGAGTTGGAG AGTAGACTACGTTGTGCTGACAAGTGTTGATCGGGATGACCTTCCTGATGGTGGAAGCGGCCCTTTTGCTCAAACAGTCCGAGCTCTTAAGGTTTATCCCTTGTTGGCAAATGGTGAACTG GAGTTGAAGCCTGGGATATTGGTGGAGTGCCTGACTTCAGATTTTCGAGGTGACATGGGGGCAGTTTCATCTTTAGCAAACTCTGGTTTAGATGTATATGCTCACAACATTGAAACTGTGAGGAGTCTGCAGAGAATAGTTAGAGATCCCCGAGCAGG TTTTCCAGCCGTTCTTGTTATAACACTGTACACTGAAAGCTCCTTGATTTTAAAGCCCACAGAAAGACACTTGACAGTTAGAGAGTATGTGACTCCTGAGAAGTTTGATTTCTGGAAGGACTACGGAGAATCTTTAGGTTTTCTTTTTGTGGCTAGTGGACCTCTG AGTACTACACATTCATCTGTGCAAAGTATATACATCACACTAATAGCTGCAAACCCTGCATATGTTCAAGAGCTACAAACTGCAAACTGCTGCGGTGATCTACAGGTGATGTTCTACAGCTTGAATGCTGGCAAGACATCACTGCGAGAGCTCAGGAACGCCTTCTCAGTTTCCTTCGGTGCATTTCTGCGGAGCAAGCACATCACGTACTCCACCACCGCTGCATCACAAGGCAGTGTGATCCTGCGGCCGTCACCTGTGAACCCAAACTCCTCCTCTGACATCCTCAGCAGCTCACTGAAGACTACTGTGCCGAGGTATGCCAATGGGACCTCAAACCTCCTCCCGTTCGCAGTGTACACGGTGCAGTGA